The DNA segment CCAGTTTGTGGCCGACCATGTCTTCGTTAACGAGAACCGGGACGTGCTGACGACCGTTGTGTACTGCGATGGTCAGACCGACCATTTGTGGCAGGATCATGGAACGACGCGACCAGGTTTTAATTGGTTTGCGATCGTTCTTTTCCGCCGCCACTTCGATCTTCTTCAGTAGGTGAAGATCAATAAAAGGACCTTTTTTCAGAGAACGTGGCACTGTCGTATCCCTCTATTTACTTGCGACGACGGACGATCATTTTGTCGGTACGCTTATTACCACGAGTCTTCGCGCCCTTAGTCGGGAAGCCCCATGGCGATACCGGATGACGACCACCAGAGGTACGACCTTCACCACCACCATGTGGGTGGTCAACCGGGTTCATGGCAACACCACGAACGGTTGGGCGAACGCCACGCCAGCGTTTGGCACCGGCTTTACCCAGCGAACGCAGGCTGTGCTCGGAGTTCGAGACTTCGCCCAGGGTCGCA comes from the Pseudomonas granadensis genome and includes:
- the rpsS gene encoding 30S ribosomal protein S19, giving the protein MPRSLKKGPFIDLHLLKKIEVAAEKNDRKPIKTWSRRSMILPQMVGLTIAVHNGRQHVPVLVNEDMVGHKLGEFAGTRNYRGHVADKKAKR